One stretch of Pseudoxanthomonas sp. Root65 DNA includes these proteins:
- a CDS encoding BatD family protein, whose amino-acid sequence MRYRIALFFCLLAVWPLSSLAATRAWLEQSQVTLGQAVTLNVETDAVSATPDLTPLMRDFEVEGQSDSRSVRLVNGRVGSSTTFALTLRPRRAGTLAIPALQVGNERTVPLVLEVSATATASAASNGLVFVETEVDDARPYVQQSVGVTVRLFYATPLVSGQLDLDPPEGALLQRVGEIVQSSREIDGRRYNTAERRFLLVPERSGPLTLPGARFTGRGAGGWMDDLLGGNSREVNITGAPRTLQVRPQPADAPQPWLPVRDLRLRYTAVPEQMRTGEAATFAVETTVVGATEAQLPELPAPVVPGAQVFAEPPQYDESFVGGTPQVKLTRRYSLVPSQPGPLTVPGVAMAWWDVRAGAARRATLPDMTIPVVVGSGPAARPAATDASAATSQDAAEDGVIALAGERRIPARIWPWMAAGFALLWLATLLWGLSRRQGHKRSSRAQRVAESPAITASTATHTAADLKRVLDAGDLDDIEHVLCGMARPVAVDLDDLQRRLAEPGQSTAVDLLRRARWAGGDPAKARLALREAFRGGPQWRVVEAGSREEPLPPLYPR is encoded by the coding sequence ATGAGATATCGGATAGCGCTGTTCTTCTGCCTGCTGGCGGTATGGCCGCTGTCGTCGCTGGCCGCGACGCGTGCGTGGCTGGAACAGTCGCAGGTGACGCTGGGCCAGGCGGTGACGCTGAACGTGGAGACCGACGCGGTCTCCGCCACGCCCGATCTCACGCCGCTGATGCGCGACTTCGAGGTGGAAGGCCAGTCCGACAGCCGCAGCGTGCGGCTGGTCAATGGACGCGTGGGCAGCAGCACGACGTTCGCACTGACCTTGCGTCCGCGTCGCGCGGGAACGCTGGCGATTCCCGCGTTGCAGGTGGGCAACGAGCGCACGGTGCCGCTGGTGCTGGAGGTCAGCGCGACGGCGACGGCGAGTGCCGCGTCCAACGGCCTGGTGTTCGTCGAAACCGAGGTCGACGATGCCCGTCCCTACGTGCAGCAGTCGGTCGGTGTCACCGTTCGGTTGTTCTACGCCACGCCGCTGGTGTCCGGCCAGCTGGACCTGGATCCGCCCGAAGGCGCGCTGCTGCAGCGGGTCGGCGAGATCGTGCAGTCGAGCCGCGAGATCGACGGGCGCCGCTACAACACGGCCGAGCGCCGCTTCCTGCTGGTGCCCGAGCGCAGCGGTCCGCTGACGCTGCCGGGCGCGCGCTTCACTGGACGCGGCGCGGGCGGCTGGATGGACGACCTGCTGGGCGGCAACAGCCGCGAGGTCAACATCACCGGAGCGCCACGCACGCTGCAGGTCCGGCCGCAGCCGGCGGACGCGCCGCAGCCGTGGTTGCCGGTGCGCGACCTGCGGCTGCGCTACACCGCCGTGCCGGAGCAGATGCGCACCGGCGAAGCGGCGACGTTCGCGGTCGAGACCACCGTCGTCGGCGCGACCGAGGCGCAGTTGCCGGAGTTGCCCGCGCCGGTCGTGCCGGGCGCGCAGGTGTTCGCCGAGCCTCCGCAGTACGACGAGAGCTTCGTCGGCGGCACGCCCCAGGTGAAGCTGACGCGTCGCTACTCCCTCGTGCCGTCGCAGCCCGGCCCGCTGACCGTGCCCGGCGTGGCAATGGCCTGGTGGGATGTCCGCGCCGGCGCCGCCCGACGTGCGACGTTGCCCGACATGACGATACCGGTGGTGGTCGGCAGCGGACCGGCGGCGCGTCCGGCCGCGACGGACGCGTCGGCCGCGACATCGCAGGACGCCGCGGAGGACGGCGTCATCGCGCTGGCGGGCGAGCGTCGCATCCCGGCGCGAATCTGGCCCTGGATGGCGGCAGGTTTCGCCCTGCTCTGGTTGGCGACGTTGCTGTGGGGGCTGTCGCGTCGCCAGGGTCACAAGCGCTCGTCGCGCGCGCAGCGTGTGGCCGAGTCGCCTGCAATCACGGCATCGACGGCGACCCATACGGCCGCCGACCTCAAGCGCGTGCTGGATGCCGGCGATCTGGACGACATCGAGCATGTGCTCTGCGGCATGGCGCGACCGGTGGCCGTCGATCTCGACGACCTGCAACGCCGCCTCGCGGAGCCTGGGCAAAGTACCGCGGTGGACCTGCTGCGGCGTGCCCGCTGGGCCGGCGGCGACCCTGCGAAGGCCCGCCTGGCGCTGCGCGAGGCATTCCGCGGTGGTCCGCAGTGGCGGGTCGTGGAGGCAGGCTCGAGGGAGGAGCCCTTGCCGCCGCTGTACCCGCGATAG
- a CDS encoding dicarboxylate/amino acid:cation symporter — MTDATPATRAKLPLHWKMAIGFAVGLIVGLIVHATGQGDAGWVQDVTKYVTTPFSKIFLNLIFMLIVPLLFSALVCGIAEMGDIRALGRIGWKTLAYTIVLSAVAVLLGLVLVNVLKPGVGVDPAMAQQLIAENAERTKEIVASVGTQATGMDMLLSIVPDNVIGAASSNAAILSLMFFAVMFGIGLVLSPSENTGILKRAIEGVFEISMTLIGLVIRLAPYAVACFMFNLAAIFGFDLLVRLGAYVGVVVLALALHLLVSYSVALKLAGYSPLAFFRGAQEAMVMAFSTASSNATLPTALRVADEKLGLPRTVSRFVLTVGATANQNGTALFEGVTVIFLAQFFGVDLSLGQQVMVMLVCILGGIGTAGVPSGSLPVVALICAMVGVNPIGIGLILGVNHFLDMCRTTLNVTGDLTLASLVAKGEKTDVKLPASLG, encoded by the coding sequence ATGACCGACGCCACGCCCGCCACCCGCGCCAAGCTGCCGCTGCACTGGAAGATGGCCATCGGTTTCGCGGTCGGCCTGATCGTCGGGCTCATCGTGCACGCCACCGGGCAGGGCGACGCGGGCTGGGTGCAGGACGTCACCAAGTACGTCACCACGCCCTTCAGCAAGATCTTCCTCAACCTGATCTTCATGCTGATCGTGCCGCTGCTGTTTTCGGCGCTGGTCTGCGGCATCGCCGAGATGGGCGACATCCGCGCGCTGGGGCGGATCGGCTGGAAGACGCTGGCCTACACCATCGTGCTGTCGGCGGTGGCGGTGCTGCTGGGCCTGGTGCTGGTCAACGTGCTCAAGCCGGGGGTCGGCGTGGACCCGGCGATGGCGCAGCAGCTGATCGCCGAGAACGCCGAGCGGACGAAGGAGATCGTCGCCAGCGTCGGCACGCAGGCCACCGGCATGGACATGCTGCTGTCGATCGTGCCGGACAACGTGATCGGCGCGGCCTCCAGCAACGCGGCCATCCTGTCGCTGATGTTCTTCGCGGTGATGTTCGGGATCGGCCTGGTGCTGTCGCCGTCGGAGAACACCGGCATCCTCAAGCGCGCCATCGAGGGCGTGTTCGAGATCTCGATGACGCTGATCGGCCTGGTCATCCGCCTGGCGCCGTACGCGGTGGCCTGCTTCATGTTCAACCTGGCCGCGATTTTCGGCTTCGATCTGCTGGTGCGCTTGGGCGCGTATGTCGGTGTGGTCGTGCTGGCGCTGGCGCTGCACCTGCTGGTCAGCTACTCGGTCGCGTTGAAGCTGGCCGGCTACTCGCCGCTGGCGTTCTTCCGCGGCGCGCAGGAAGCCATGGTGATGGCGTTCTCCACCGCCTCCAGCAACGCCACGCTGCCCACCGCGCTGCGCGTGGCCGACGAGAAGCTGGGCCTGCCGCGCACGGTATCGCGCTTCGTGCTGACCGTCGGCGCCACCGCCAACCAGAACGGCACCGCGCTGTTCGAGGGCGTGACGGTGATCTTCCTGGCCCAGTTCTTCGGCGTGGACCTGTCGCTGGGCCAGCAGGTCATGGTGATGCTGGTCTGCATCCTGGGCGGCATCGGCACGGCCGGCGTGCCGTCCGGCTCGCTGCCGGTGGTGGCGCTGATCTGCGCGATGGTCGGGGTGAACCCCATCGGCATCGGCCTGATCCTGGGCGTCAACCACTTCCTCGACATGTGCCGCACCACCCTCAACGTCACCGGCGACCTGACCCTGGCCTCGCTGGTCGCCAAGGGCGAGAAGACGGACGTGAAACTGCCGGCGTCGTTGGGCTAA
- the tkt gene encoding transketolase — protein sequence MTTPTRRQLANAIRFLAADAVQAANSGHPGMPMGMADIAEVLWNDYYRHSPSNPHWFNRDRFVLSNGHGSMLHYALLHLAGYDLPLQELKNFRQLHSKTAGHPERHETPGVETTTGPLGQGFANAVGFALAEKLLAQRFNRDGHAIVDHRTFVFMGDGCLMEGVSHEAASLAGTWGLGKLVCFWDDNKISIDGNTDGWFTDDTPARFEAYGWQVVRNVNGHDPVEIKTAIDTALKATDKPTLICCRTTIGFGSPNKAGKESSHGAPLGKDELDATRAALEWPYGAFEIPADLYAGWNKTDAGKALEADWNALFDAYAAQYPEQAAELKRRASGELPADFVAQADAYIAKVQTEGPVIASRKASQNAIEAFAPLLPELIGGSADLAHSNLTLWKASKSVSTTDPNANYVYYGVREFGMTAIANGLALHGGFVPFDATFLVFSDYARNGVRMSALIPAHAIHVYTHDSIGLGEDGPTHQPVEHLASLRYIPNNDVWRPCDAVESAVAWKQAIVRQDGPSCLVFSRQNLQHQPRTDAQVGEIARGGYVLADADGTPDVILIATGSEVGLATQAKATLDAEGIKTRVVSMPSTDVFDRQDAAYRESVLPKAVRKRVAVEAAISDFWGRYVGLDGAVVGMTTFGASAPADALYKHFGITAEAVVEAAKAL from the coding sequence ATGACGACGCCCACCCGCCGCCAGCTCGCCAACGCCATCCGTTTCCTCGCCGCCGACGCGGTGCAGGCCGCCAACTCCGGCCATCCCGGCATGCCCATGGGCATGGCCGACATCGCCGAAGTGCTGTGGAACGATTACTACCGCCACAGCCCGTCGAACCCGCACTGGTTCAACCGAGACCGCTTCGTCCTGTCGAACGGCCACGGCTCGATGCTGCATTACGCGCTGCTGCACCTGGCCGGCTACGACCTGCCGTTGCAGGAACTGAAGAACTTCCGCCAGCTGCACAGCAAGACCGCCGGCCACCCGGAACGCCACGAGACGCCGGGCGTCGAGACCACCACCGGTCCGCTCGGCCAGGGCTTCGCCAACGCGGTCGGCTTCGCGCTCGCCGAGAAGCTGTTGGCGCAGCGCTTCAACCGCGACGGCCACGCCATCGTCGACCACCGCACCTTCGTCTTCATGGGCGACGGCTGCCTGATGGAAGGCGTCTCGCATGAAGCCGCTTCGCTCGCCGGCACCTGGGGCCTGGGCAAGCTGGTCTGTTTCTGGGACGACAACAAGATTTCCATCGACGGCAACACCGACGGCTGGTTCACCGACGACACGCCGGCGCGCTTCGAGGCCTACGGCTGGCAGGTGGTGCGCAACGTCAACGGCCACGATCCGGTCGAGATCAAGACCGCCATCGATACCGCGCTGAAGGCCACCGACAAGCCCACGCTGATCTGCTGCCGCACCACCATCGGCTTCGGTTCGCCGAACAAGGCCGGCAAGGAATCCAGCCACGGCGCCCCGCTGGGCAAGGACGAACTGGACGCCACCCGCGCGGCGCTGGAATGGCCGTATGGCGCGTTCGAGATTCCCGCCGACCTCTACGCCGGCTGGAACAAGACCGACGCCGGCAAGGCGCTGGAAGCCGACTGGAATGCGCTGTTCGACGCCTACGCCGCGCAGTACCCGGAACAGGCCGCCGAACTGAAGCGTCGTGCGTCCGGCGAACTGCCGGCCGACTTCGTCGCACAGGCCGATGCCTACATCGCCAAGGTGCAGACCGAAGGCCCGGTCATCGCCTCGCGCAAGGCCTCGCAGAACGCCATCGAAGCCTTCGCGCCGCTGCTGCCGGAGCTGATTGGCGGCTCGGCCGACCTGGCGCATTCCAACCTCACGCTGTGGAAGGCCAGCAAGTCGGTGTCCACCACCGACCCCAACGCCAACTACGTGTACTACGGCGTGCGCGAGTTCGGCATGACCGCGATCGCCAATGGCCTGGCGCTGCATGGCGGCTTCGTGCCGTTCGACGCCACCTTCCTGGTGTTCAGCGACTACGCCCGCAACGGCGTGCGCATGAGCGCGCTGATTCCGGCGCATGCGATCCACGTCTACACGCACGACTCCATCGGCCTGGGCGAAGACGGTCCCACCCACCAGCCGGTCGAGCATCTCGCTTCGCTGCGCTACATCCCCAACAACGACGTATGGCGTCCGTGCGACGCGGTGGAATCGGCGGTGGCGTGGAAGCAGGCCATCGTGCGCCAGGATGGCCCCAGCTGCCTGGTGTTCTCGCGCCAGAACCTGCAGCACCAGCCGCGCACCGACGCGCAGGTGGGCGAGATCGCCCGCGGCGGCTATGTGTTGGCCGATGCCGACGGCACGCCGGACGTCATCCTGATCGCCACCGGTTCGGAAGTCGGCCTGGCCACGCAGGCCAAGGCCACGCTGGACGCGGAAGGCATCAAGACGCGCGTGGTGTCGATGCCGTCGACCGACGTGTTCGACCGCCAGGACGCCGCGTACCGCGAGTCCGTGCTGCCGAAGGCCGTGCGCAAGCGCGTCGCCGTCGAGGCCGCGATCAGCGACTTCTGGGGCAGGTACGTGGGTCTGGACGGTGCGGTGGTCGGCATGACCACGTTCGGCGCATCGGCGCCGGCCGACGCGCTGTACAAGCACTTCGGCATCACCGCCGAGGCGGTGGTCGAGGCGGCGAAGGCGCTCTGA
- a CDS encoding acetyl-CoA hydrolase/transferase C-terminal domain-containing protein: MDTRPAALHLDSLDQAVDHILHQIHGPLRMGAPLGIGKPHRLLNALYARIAADPSRSWTLYTALSLDPPGGGKGLEARFVMPFAVRHFGEDFPRLAYVQAIKRDALPPNIEVEEFYMQGGALLRSTNAQRHYASLNYTHVARALADREVNVIVQKVAREPGGTRLSFSCNNDLTQDAVDAIVARGLPRPLLVAEIDPALPWIGGTAAVEEDYFDLVVSPPGPYPVLFGLPRQPVSDVDYAIGLYASALVRDGGTLQIGIGALADALCHALVLRHTDNATYRRVLTALDPELERHPAVLASGGLGPFDVGLYGCSEMVNEGFKRLVETGVIRRKVVDDEALMQRLADGTANLGDQARLERDGEYLHGAFYLGSPAFYDWLRTLPDDQRRAIGMRRISLINELERGRESLARLQRRDARFFNSCMMVTALGAAVSDGLEDGRVVSGVGGQYNFVDMSNALDDARSVLMFRAVREDAGSTASNVRWNYGHTTIPRHLRDLYVSEYGIADVRGKNDEDCIIAMGGITDGRFQQALVHQAQRAGKLRTGFHAPGHWIDNTPVHLSARLRAFRHDGTLPDYPLGSDFTAVEQRIVSALGWLKANTATPWKKLTTVAKALAARPGDEAAMARMALARPATLSERLEAKLLALGLSEAG; encoded by the coding sequence ATGGACACTCGCCCAGCCGCGCTGCATCTGGACTCCCTCGACCAGGCCGTCGACCATATCCTCCACCAGATCCACGGCCCGCTTCGGATGGGCGCACCGCTGGGCATCGGCAAGCCGCACCGGCTGTTGAATGCCTTGTACGCACGCATCGCTGCCGACCCCTCGCGCAGCTGGACGCTGTACACCGCGCTGTCGCTGGATCCACCCGGGGGTGGCAAGGGGCTGGAGGCGCGCTTCGTGATGCCGTTCGCCGTGCGCCACTTCGGCGAGGATTTCCCGCGGCTCGCCTACGTCCAAGCGATCAAGCGAGATGCGCTTCCTCCGAACATCGAAGTCGAAGAGTTCTACATGCAGGGCGGTGCGCTGCTGCGTTCGACGAACGCGCAACGTCATTACGCCAGCCTCAACTACACCCATGTCGCCCGCGCACTGGCGGATCGCGAGGTCAACGTCATCGTGCAGAAGGTGGCCCGCGAGCCGGGCGGCACGCGCCTGTCGTTCTCGTGCAACAACGACCTCACCCAGGATGCCGTGGACGCCATCGTGGCGCGCGGGCTGCCGCGTCCGCTGCTGGTGGCCGAGATCGATCCCGCGCTGCCGTGGATAGGCGGCACGGCGGCGGTGGAGGAGGACTACTTCGACCTCGTCGTCTCGCCGCCCGGCCCTTACCCGGTGCTGTTCGGGTTGCCGCGCCAGCCGGTATCGGACGTCGACTACGCCATCGGCCTGTATGCCAGCGCGCTGGTCCGCGATGGCGGCACGCTGCAGATCGGCATCGGCGCACTGGCCGATGCGTTGTGCCACGCGCTGGTGCTGCGCCATACCGACAATGCGACCTACCGGCGCGTGCTGACGGCGCTTGATCCGGAACTGGAACGCCATCCCGCCGTGCTTGCGAGCGGCGGCCTGGGTCCCTTCGACGTCGGCCTGTACGGCTGCAGCGAGATGGTCAACGAAGGCTTCAAGCGACTGGTCGAGACCGGCGTGATCCGACGCAAGGTGGTGGACGACGAAGCCCTGATGCAGCGACTTGCCGACGGCACCGCCAACCTCGGCGACCAGGCGCGGCTGGAGCGCGACGGCGAATACCTCCACGGCGCGTTCTATCTCGGTTCGCCCGCGTTCTACGACTGGCTGCGCACGTTGCCGGACGACCAGCGTCGCGCCATCGGCATGCGCCGCATCAGTCTGATCAACGAACTGGAGCGCGGACGCGAGTCGCTGGCCCGCCTGCAGCGCCGCGACGCACGCTTCTTCAACTCCTGCATGATGGTGACCGCACTGGGCGCGGCGGTGTCCGACGGCCTGGAGGATGGCCGCGTAGTGTCCGGCGTGGGCGGCCAGTACAACTTCGTCGACATGTCGAACGCCCTCGACGACGCGCGCAGCGTGCTGATGTTCCGCGCGGTACGCGAGGACGCCGGCAGCACCGCATCGAACGTGCGCTGGAACTACGGCCACACGACGATTCCACGCCACCTGCGCGACCTGTATGTCAGCGAGTACGGCATCGCCGATGTGCGCGGCAAGAACGACGAGGACTGCATCATCGCCATGGGTGGCATCACCGATGGGCGCTTCCAGCAGGCGCTTGTCCATCAGGCGCAACGCGCCGGCAAACTGCGCACCGGCTTCCATGCTCCGGGCCACTGGATCGACAACACGCCCGTGCACCTGTCCGCCCGGCTGCGCGCGTTCCGCCACGACGGCACCCTTCCCGACTATCCCCTAGGCAGCGACTTCACCGCAGTGGAGCAGCGTATCGTCAGCGCCCTCGGCTGGCTGAAGGCGAACACCGCCACGCCGTGGAAGAAGCTCACGACGGTTGCAAAGGCCCTTGCGGCGCGGCCTGGTGACGAAGCCGCGATGGCGCGCATGGCGCTGGCCAGGCCAGCCACGTTGAGCGAACGGCTCGAAGCGAAGCTGCTGGCGCTCGGCCTGAGCGAGGCGGGCTGA
- the modC gene encoding molybdenum ABC transporter ATP-binding protein, with amino-acid sequence MVKLDIELRRGHFHRHVRIDDDARVIALVGPSGAGKTSVLNAIAGLITPVAGRIEVDGQCLFDSARRIDEPVHRRRVGYVFQDARLFPHLDVRRNLQYGRHGGRGAPRFGFDAVVELLGIAPLLSRRTRNLSGGEAQRVAIGRALLSQPSLLLFDEPLSALDQARREELIPYLQRVRDEIRLPIVYVSHHPDEVRRVADSVHVLE; translated from the coding sequence ATGGTGAAGCTGGACATCGAACTGCGGCGGGGCCACTTCCATCGTCACGTGCGTATCGACGACGACGCGCGCGTGATCGCGCTGGTCGGGCCGTCGGGTGCCGGCAAAACCTCCGTGCTCAACGCCATCGCCGGCTTGATCACGCCCGTGGCGGGCCGGATCGAGGTGGATGGCCAGTGCCTGTTCGACAGCGCGCGGCGGATCGACGAACCCGTGCATCGCCGGCGCGTGGGATACGTGTTCCAGGATGCGCGCCTGTTCCCGCACCTCGATGTGCGGCGCAACCTGCAGTACGGGCGGCATGGTGGGCGCGGCGCGCCACGATTCGGTTTTGATGCGGTGGTCGAGCTGCTCGGCATCGCCCCCCTGCTGTCCCGCCGCACGCGCAATCTGTCCGGCGGCGAAGCCCAGCGTGTGGCGATCGGCCGCGCCCTGCTGTCGCAACCCTCGCTGCTGCTGTTCGACGAACCGTTGTCGGCGCTGGACCAGGCGCGCAGGGAGGAACTGATCCCTTACCTGCAGCGCGTGCGCGACGAGATCCGCCTGCCCATCGTCTACGTGAGCCATCATCCGGACGAGGTGCGACGGGTCGCCGACTCGGTGCACGTACTGGAATGA
- the modB gene encoding molybdate ABC transporter permease subunit, whose amino-acid sequence MFDAFSPEELTAIRLSLKVALVAALASLPFGVLVGWLLARTRFPGKALLDAVVHLPLVLPPVVMGYALLVTLGTQGTVGAFLQERFGIVFAFRWTGAALACAVMGFPLMVRSIRLSLEATDRRLEQAASTLGAGPWRVFFTITLPLAWPGLVAGSVLAFAKALGEFGATITFVSNIPGETQTLSSAIYGLMQVPGGEAGIWRLAAVAVVISLAALLFSEWLVRRHYTRHGEDS is encoded by the coding sequence ATGTTCGACGCCTTCTCGCCGGAAGAACTCACCGCCATCCGCCTCAGCCTGAAGGTGGCGCTGGTGGCGGCGCTGGCCAGCCTGCCGTTCGGCGTACTGGTGGGCTGGCTGCTGGCGCGCACGCGCTTTCCCGGCAAGGCGCTGCTCGACGCCGTCGTGCACCTGCCGCTGGTGTTGCCGCCGGTGGTGATGGGCTACGCGCTGCTGGTGACGCTGGGCACGCAGGGCACCGTCGGTGCCTTCCTGCAGGAGCGCTTCGGCATCGTGTTCGCGTTCCGCTGGACCGGTGCGGCGCTGGCCTGTGCGGTGATGGGGTTCCCGTTGATGGTGCGTTCCATCCGGCTGTCGCTGGAAGCGACGGACCGGCGACTGGAACAGGCCGCCTCCACGCTCGGCGCCGGGCCGTGGCGCGTGTTCTTCACCATCACCCTGCCGCTGGCGTGGCCGGGCCTGGTCGCCGGCAGCGTGCTGGCGTTCGCGAAGGCGCTGGGCGAATTCGGCGCGACCATCACCTTCGTGTCGAACATCCCCGGTGAAACACAGACGCTGTCGTCGGCCATCTACGGCCTGATGCAGGTGCCCGGCGGCGAAGCCGGCATCTGGCGGCTGGCCGCGGTGGCCGTGGTGATCTCGCTGGCGGCGCTGCTGTTCTCGGAATGGCTCGTGCGGCGCCACTACACGCGTCACGGGGAGGACAGCTGA
- the modA gene encoding molybdate ABC transporter substrate-binding protein yields the protein MLASLATTAVQAQDNAGLTVFAAASLKESLDEAAAVYRTQTGVPVRVSYAASSALARQIEQGAPADVFFSADLEWMDYLQQRQKLEVATRRNLLSNQLVLVAPKTSKAQVDLKRPATLLAALGSGRLAVGQTQTVPAGKYAKAALESLSLWNGVRTRLAESESVRAALMLVARGETPLGIVYASDAKAEPGVRVLATFPADSHPPIVYPVAALRGPRSVQASRFVQWLASPAAEAVFQRRGFAVKK from the coding sequence ATGCTTGCTTCGCTGGCGACCACGGCCGTGCAGGCGCAGGACAACGCCGGACTGACGGTCTTCGCCGCCGCCAGCCTGAAGGAATCGTTGGACGAAGCCGCGGCGGTCTACCGGACGCAGACCGGCGTTCCGGTCCGCGTGTCGTACGCCGCCAGCTCCGCACTCGCGCGTCAGATCGAACAGGGCGCGCCCGCCGACGTGTTCTTCTCCGCCGACCTGGAGTGGATGGACTACCTGCAGCAGCGGCAGAAACTGGAGGTCGCCACGCGGCGCAACCTGCTGTCCAACCAGTTGGTGCTGGTGGCCCCGAAGACCAGCAAGGCTCAGGTCGACCTCAAGCGTCCCGCGACACTGCTGGCGGCGCTGGGCAGCGGCCGCCTGGCCGTGGGCCAGACGCAGACCGTGCCTGCGGGCAAGTACGCCAAGGCAGCGCTGGAGTCGCTGTCGCTGTGGAATGGCGTCAGGACCAGGCTGGCCGAATCCGAGAGCGTGCGCGCGGCACTGATGCTGGTGGCGCGCGGCGAAACACCGCTGGGCATCGTGTACGCGTCGGACGCGAAGGCCGAGCCGGGCGTGCGCGTGCTGGCGACGTTCCCCGCCGATTCGCATCCGCCCATCGTCTATCCGGTGGCGGCACTGCGCGGTCCGCGCTCGGTGCAGGCCTCGCGATTCGTGCAGTGGCTGGCCTCGCCCGCCGCAGAAGCCGTCTTCCAGCGCCGCGGCTTCGCGGTGAAGAAGTGA
- a CDS encoding S1/P1 nuclease, which yields MVRPLLSVLTLVAAFALALLPVPAQAWGLLGHRLVALLAWDDLTPDTRRQIDALLQGEPDPTLAGIAGWADDLRKNDPVLGKQSANWHFVNLGEHDCTYLQRRDCPGGNCVVEAIRTQTTILADPRRTRAERLLALKFVVHFVGDAHQPLHAGYAHDKGGNDAQINWNGRGTNMHTLWDSRMLVSTGRSEHAYLAHLRTLPRPAIAAMTLPPPAATWAEQSCRVVTQPDFYPRRAKLEQAYVDKHLPIAERQLRAGGVALAAVLNKALAQR from the coding sequence ATGGTCCGTCCCCTTCTTTCTGTACTCACCCTCGTCGCCGCGTTCGCCCTCGCCCTGCTGCCCGTGCCGGCGCAGGCATGGGGCCTGCTCGGCCACCGCCTGGTCGCCTTGCTGGCGTGGGACGACCTGACGCCGGACACGCGCCGCCAGATCGACGCGCTGCTGCAGGGCGAACCGGATCCCACGCTGGCCGGCATCGCCGGCTGGGCGGACGACCTGCGCAAGAACGATCCTGTGTTGGGCAAGCAGAGCGCGAACTGGCACTTCGTCAACCTCGGCGAGCACGATTGCACCTACCTGCAGCGCCGCGACTGCCCGGGCGGGAACTGCGTGGTGGAAGCGATCCGCACGCAGACGACGATCCTGGCCGATCCGCGTCGCACGCGCGCCGAGCGGCTGCTGGCGCTGAAGTTCGTCGTGCATTTCGTCGGCGACGCACACCAGCCATTGCATGCAGGCTACGCGCACGACAAGGGCGGCAACGATGCGCAGATCAACTGGAACGGACGCGGCACCAACATGCACACGTTGTGGGACAGCCGCATGCTGGTGTCCACCGGCCGCAGCGAGCACGCCTACCTGGCGCACCTGCGCACCTTGCCGCGTCCCGCCATCGCCGCCATGACCCTGCCGCCGCCGGCGGCGACATGGGCCGAACAGTCGTGCCGCGTGGTGACCCAACCCGACTTCTATCCACGCCGCGCGAAACTCGAACAGGCTTACGTGGACAAGCACCTGCCCATCGCGGAGCGCCAGTTGCGCGCCGGCGGCGTGGCGCTGGCCGCGGTGTTGAACAAGGCGCTGGCGCAGCGCTGA
- a CDS encoding OmpW family outer membrane protein produces MKKTLIPIALALALGAAVPALAQSKGDWTLGIGAHQVNPTSGNGSLAGGTLPLGIDSDVKPTITFEYFLRDNLGLEVLAALPFKHDIAVDGVGTVGSTKHLPPTVSLQYHFNRQGKVSPFLGAGLNYTTFFSEDTQGALAGTDLKLEDSWGLAAHAGLDIKVSERGAVRVDARWIDIDTDVKVDGADLGTANIDPLVYGVAYVLTF; encoded by the coding sequence ATGAAGAAGACGCTGATCCCGATCGCCCTCGCCCTCGCCCTGGGCGCCGCCGTTCCCGCCCTCGCCCAGTCCAAGGGCGACTGGACGCTGGGCATTGGTGCGCACCAGGTCAACCCGACGTCCGGCAATGGTTCGCTCGCGGGCGGCACGTTGCCGCTGGGCATCGACAGCGACGTCAAGCCGACCATCACCTTCGAATACTTCCTGCGCGACAACCTGGGCCTGGAAGTGCTGGCCGCGCTTCCGTTCAAGCACGACATCGCCGTCGACGGTGTCGGCACGGTGGGCAGCACCAAGCACCTGCCGCCGACGGTCTCGCTGCAGTACCACTTCAACCGCCAGGGTAAGGTGTCGCCGTTCCTCGGCGCCGGCCTGAACTACACCACCTTCTTCAGCGAGGACACGCAGGGCGCGCTGGCCGGCACGGACCTGAAGCTGGAAGACTCCTGGGGCCTGGCCGCGCATGCGGGCCTCGACATCAAGGTCAGCGAGCGCGGCGCGGTGCGCGTGGATGCGCGCTGGATCGACATCGACACCGACGTCAAGGTGGATGGCGCGGACCTGGGCACCGCGAACATCGACCCACTGGTCTACGGCGTGGCTTATGTCCTGACGTTCTGA